A stretch of DNA from Thermanaerosceptrum fracticalcis:
ATGATGGGAGTTGCCAACGAAGTTATGGATAGACTGAAAGAAGCAGGTTATGATATTCCGGTAGTTGACGCTTTTGCTGCCGCTCTCCGAATGACCGAAGCAGTTGTTTCCTTAGGTCTAAGGCCCAGTAAACTCACCTACATGCCAGTTCGAATGAAAGACCGAAAATGGTGGGGGGAATAAAAAGACTAAAGGGTGCCTATATAAACGGCGCCCTTTTTTACTTTTCGAAGGTTTAAAGTAAAAAAAGGATAATAGTAACTGACAATGAATATATCCCCGTATATAAGTTTTGGGAATGGAGGAAAAAACATGCTTTTATCAGAAAATAAACTGCCGGAGTTAGTAAGCAAAATACAAAAAGACTGTGTGATTATTGACGCCCATTTTGATCTCCTATTTGATGTTGTTAGGAAAAGACAGTATGGGCAAAGAAAAGTAATTGAAACAGATTATTTGCCAAGTTTGATCGAGGGTGGCGTCAACATTATTGTCGCCTCATTATATATTGATGATGAGTTTTTACCTGAAATGGCATTAAGACGAGCACTCCAACAAATTAGTGCTTTGTACGAAGAAATAGACGAATCTTCCGGAAAGTTCGTATTATGCAAGAGTTTTCATGATATTGAACAGGCGATCAAGAATAATAAATTAGGAATCCTTCTTTCTTTTGAAGGAGTTGAACCTTTATATAATGATTTAAGTTTGTTGAAGATTTTCTATGAACTGGGAGTGAGAATCCTTGGCCTGGTTTGGAGTCGGAGAAACTTTGCGGCAGACGGGTGCCATTTTAGCGCAGTAAAAACCTGTACCCAAGGGGGTCTTACTGATTTTGGGCTAAGACTGATTGAAAAAGCAGATCAGCTCGGCATGTTGGTTGATGTAAGCCATTTAAATGATGAGGGTTTTTGGGATGTCATTAAATTCTCAAAATCTGCTATTATCGCCTCCCATTCTAACTGTAGAGCACTGGCAAGCACCATGCGAAATCTTACTGACCAGCAAATCTGGTCTATAGCTGAGAAAAACGGCGTTATTGGCATAAATGCCGTAAATTTAATCGTAGCCGATAAACCTGAGGATGCCACTTTAGAATATCTGGTAAAACATGTAAGCCACATGGTAAAACTGGTGGGAGCGGAACATGTTGGTCTAGGCTTTGACTTTTGTGAATCACTTATGGCATATCTTTCTCCCTTAACAATAAAAACTATGTCCCCCACTCCCTTTGATGTGTTAAAGGGACATAAGGACTTGAATAAATTTATTGAAGCACTCCTAGCAACAGGTTTAAAAGAAAGTCAGATTCACCAAATCTTGGGTCAGAATTTCTTAAGAGTCTTCAAGGACAGGTTTAAATAAATTTTAAATAAATATAGAAATTACCCTTATTCCAGTTTACTCAAATATAGTAAAAAAGTTTTGAGTTAAAATTATCTTTTTTATACACTCGAAGCATACAGAAACGGTTGTACTCCTGGAGAGGGTGAAGGGCTGATGGATAAAGGGTTTGCGGCACTTTTGGTACTTTGCTGATTTTGAGTAACCCTTGAGTGTATAAAAAAGATATTTTATGCAAATCAAGATTGAATAGTAAAATAGAGGGAGGTATTATTGTGCTATCACCTGATAAACTAGAACCTAAAGAAAGGGCGTGTTAAGCAAATGACTGAAAAGAACAAATTTAGCGCTGATTACAAAAAAGAAAGCGTTAAGCTTATTACAGACCTTGGCAAGAAACCCGTTAGTGTAGCAGAAGATATTGGCGTCAGTGCTACAACAATCCGGCGTTGGGTACAACAATACAACGCTCATGGCGACCAGGCCTTTCCCGGTAAAGGTAATCTCAAGAGTGATGATGCTGAACGAAAGGCTTTAGAAAGAAAGATCAAGGATCTTGAGGAGGAAAATGCACAGGAGCGCTTACTATGACTGGCTCAACCGGCCTATAACCATGCGGAGGCAGGAAGACCAAGATCTGACAGAAATCATTAAACAGATATTCGAAGAATCCAGACAGACCTATGGTCATCGAAGAATAAAAAAGTGCTTAAAAGAAAAGGGATAAAATGTAGTAACCGGCGTATAGCACGACTGATGAAAGAAAACGGGTTAATCAGCCGCCTAAAAAAATACAAGGCTACTACCAACTCAAACCATGGCTACCCCGTAGCCCCTAACCTTTTAGAGAAAGACTTTAAAGCTGAGAGGCCTAACCAGAAATGGGTCGGCGATATCGGGCTAACCCTAGAAGACTTATCGGCGATTTCCGGTGTTAGCAAAAGTATGCTTGGTGAAATAGAAAGAAGTAGTACCAATCCCACAATATTAGTGTTATGGAAAATTGCAGCTGGCTTAAAAATTCCACTTACAAGGCTAATCAAAGAAGAATTGGATTATTCAATAGTCAGAAATTATGAATTAAAAGTAATAGATAAAGAAGCAGAATACTGTATTTACAGTGTTTTCCCATATTACGATTTGCACAAATCCGAAATTTTGAAGCTTGAAATTGCACCACACTCCAAGCTTTCTAATAGTCGACATATGAATGGTGTCGATGAGTATATATTTGTAGTAAAAGGTAACGTAAAACTTATTTTGGACAGTGAAGAGTTTGTCTTACATGAAGGTGATTCAATACGTTTTAAAGGAGAACTTCCTCATGAATTTATCAATTGCTATGACAGTACGGTTAATCTAATAAATGTTTTGAATTATAAATAGATTAATCATATCAAATAAATATGATGTCAGACACAGAACATAATAAAATTCGAAAAATTCATAAAAGATATTCCCTACTTTTAATGTTGTAGCAATATATGCCGTATGCGTTCTTATAAAAAACCTAAATGAGAAGGCGCATAGTGGAGTCTCTAATTCCCATTCAATTTAGTTTGTTACCGTTTTGACCTGGAATGGAGGAGTTTTTATATGGAGAAAAAGTATTTTCTTACAATTTTATTACTCTTGATGGCCATTACAATTTCCATAGCAATCTATAAATCCCAAGAACTAAAAAGAACTTACAAGGCACAAGTGTTACAGGGCTTAGAAAATATAAAGAAGTCACAGCAATCAGTGATTACTGAAGATGATATCAGGCACTTACCCCAACCCGTACATAAGTATCTAAGATATGTGGGCGTCATCGGCAAGGAAAAAATAGAAAGTGTTAGAGTAGTATGTGATGGTGAATTTAGACCTGCCCCCCAAAAAAACTGGGCAAAGGTGGAGACGGAACAATATAATTTCTTTACTGAGCCTACACGGATTTATTATATAGGCTTAAAAATGTCAGGTGTTCCTGTAGTGGGATTACATTCTTACAAGGATGCTAAGGCGACTATGCTTATAAAACTAGCGGGTTTGTTTACGGTAGCAGATGGAAAAGGGCCGATCATGAACTCGGCTGAAACGGTAACTGTGTTTAATGATATGTGCATACTGGCCCCTGCCACATTAATTGATAAGAGAATTGAGTGGGAAGAACTAGATTCCTTGACCGTAAAAGCCACCTTCAAGAATAAAGACAATAAAATATCCGCATTATTATATTTCAATGAGAAAGGTGAATTAATCAATTTTATTTCCGACGATAGGTACTATTCGCCAACAGGCGATACTTATCGTAAGGCGAGATGGTCTACCCCTGTAGGTGATTATAAAGTAATAAACGGGCTAAGGCTCCCCACATATGGGGAAGCAATCTGGCAATTTCCAGAGGGCGATTATTGCTATGCAAAACTGCGGATTAAGGATGTTGAATATAATCCTAAAAGCTTTAGATAGCTATTGTTTAGATAATTAATACAAACATTTAGGTTCACCTAAAGACACGACTAAACTATAAAGCTGGTATATCAGTGACAGATGGGAGATAGAAAAATGGCTTTCCTTGAACTTGTTAGCAAGAGACAGAGCGTGCGGGATTATCTGGAGAAACCCGTTGAAAGGGAGAAGATAGAGAGATGCCTGGAAGCGGCAAGGCTAGCGCCTTCTGCCTGCAACTCCCAACCATGGAAATTCATAGTTGTGGACGACCCCAACCTGAAAGAGGCAGTGGCCAGGGAAACCTTTAGCAGTGTTATTTCCTTTAACAGGTTTACCTTGAAAGCACCGGCAATAATCATAATAGTTTCAGAGAACCGTAAGTTGCTTCCTCAAATAGGAGGAGCAATAAAAGATAAACCCTATCACCTTATAGACGTAGGAATAGCAGCAGAACACATCTGCCTTCAGGCCGTTGAGGAGGGGCTGGGTACCTGCATGGTCGGCTGGTTTAATGAGTCTCCTCTTAAAAAACTCCTTGGTATTCCAGAACGAAAAAGGATTGAACTCTTGATTACCATTGGTTACCCTTCTGCAGAGGCTATCCGTAAAAAGAATCGTATTGAACTGCCAGGAATCTATAGCTACAACAAGTATGAATAAGTCCGCTAATTTATATAGTAAGAGGGGGAGAGTAATGAAATACGATTTTGACAGGATAATTAACAGGCATAACACCTATTCGGAAAAATGGGATCACCTGGAGGAACTCTTTGGGTCTAAGGACATACTTCCTATGTGGGTTGCCGATATGGATTTTCAGAGCCCTCCTGCAGTGGTTGAAGCTATAAAACGTCGTGCGGCGGAAGGTATTTACGGATATACCTTTATGGATAAGGCCTGTATAAATGCTTTTATGAACTGGTTTAGCCGCAGACATGGCTGGAAGATATCACCACAATGGATTACAGAGTGCCCGGGAGTAGTTACGGCTTTAAGTATTGCTGTTGACTGTTTCACTAAACCAGGAGACAGGATTATCATTCAGCCACCTGTGTATTATCCTTTTTTTAATGTTGTAAAAATGAATGGACGAAGTGTGGTGACTAATTCCCTGGTTCTAAGAGATAATTTTTATACTATGGATTACACTCACCTCGAGACATTAATGCAGGACGGAGCAACCATGCTTATCCTATCGAACCCCCATAATCCGGGCGGCAGGGTATGGTCAAGGGAGGAACTGGAGCGACTAGGGGAGCTTTGTCATAAGTATAAGGTTATGGTAATCTCTGATGAAATCCACTGTGATCTGGTTTTCCGCGACCACAAATATACTCCATTTGCCTCAGTTTCCAGTCAATTTGCAGAGAATTCTATTACCTGTGTAGCCCCCACTAAGACCTTCAACCTTCCTGGTATCCAGGCATCCTTTATTGTGATACCCAACGAGGAATATAAGCGGATATTTGACTATAAACTTAAGACTCTGTCTTTGACCACACCAAACTTTTTTGTTCCCGTGGCAGTGAAGGCCTGCTATGAGCAGGGGGAAGAATGGTTAGAAGAGCTCCTACAATATGTGAAGGGTAATCTAGATTTTGCATTAGGATTTATAGCCAAGAATTTGCCTCAACTGGAGGCAATCGTGCCAGAAGGAACTTACCTCCTCTGGGTTGACTGCCGTAAATTGGGTCTAGATGCTCAGGGAATGAAAGAGCTCATGTATCATAAAGCCAGGGTGGCCTTTAGCGAGGGTTCGGTGTTTGGCCCAGAGGGTGAAGGTTTTGTGCGCATTAACCTTGCCTGTCCCCAGTCAGTTTTGGAAGAAGGGCTAAAGAGGTTCTATGAGGCCGTTCGTAAATAAAAAATGCTTATCCATTCCAAGGTTCTTTTCATACCAGTGTTCTCTGGTCAATAGCCTATCAGAGTTGAGCTGGTGACAGAGATGTCGCCAGCTTTTGCATTTAGGTTGTGAAAAAAAAATATAAAGGAATTGAGGAGCAAACATAGAATATTTCGAAAAAGAAATATCGACCTTTTTTTGTATCTCGTAAAATAACAAAAATTGATGAGGTGTTTACAATGGATCTTAGTTCTTTTAAGCAAAACAATGAGATTTTTCATACTATCTTAGGAGCCTTGCGCGAAGGTGTCAATGTCGTAGATAAAGACGGTATTATACTTTACGCTAACCAGAGTTCGGCTAATTATGCTAAAGCTCATATAGAGGAAATGATAGGCAAACACATAACTGTTTATTATCCTAAAGCTGCACTTCTCGAGGTACTAGAAACACGGAATGCGGTATTTGACAGGAAAATTATTCATGAAACGAACAGAATATTTATAGTAAATGCCATTCCCCTTTATATCAAAGGTGAATTCGCCGGAGGTGTGGCTACTTTTAGGGATATAACAGAAATCGAGAGGCTGTCCAAACGATTGGAAAGCCTGGAGATGGAATTGGCTCTTAGTAGAATGAATGATGTATTTGAAGCCATTATCGGTAGCGATGGCAGTTTGAAAAGTGCCATAGATAAAGCCCAACGAAGCATTGCCTCCTTAGGTGGGCCACGACATAGTGTAATTGTGGGGGAAACAGGGACTGGCAAAACCATGTTAGCCAAAGCAATGTACAGTTTCGCAGAGAGAATGGGAGTAATAAAGCATGGAGCTCCTTTTGTTGAGATAAACTGTGCCCAATTCACCAACTCGGATATAGCTGCAATGGAGGTTTTCGGAACAGAAAAAGGTTCATTTACCGGAGCATATGATAAACCTGGCTTAATTGAAATTGCTAATGGTGGAATATTATTTTTGGATGAGGCTCAGGCTTTGGGAGCTCATCAAACTATGCTGTTAAAGGTTATTGAGTCTGGCACGGTGAGAAGAATTGGTGGAAGATCAGAACGGGAGGTAAATGTAATCATTATTACAGCCTCAAGTAAAGATTTAAAAAAGGAATTCATTCCAGAGCTTTATCAGCGGCTGGCCCAGTATCAGATTGAATTGCCTCCATTGAGAAAAAGAAGCGTCACTGAGAAAGATAGACTAATGAATTACTTCATTGCTCTATACCAGATGGCGGCTAAAAATCGTTACAATATTACCCTGGAAATAACTTTTACAGACAAAGCAAGGGAGATTTTGTTAAACGCTGCTTACGAAAGGAATATTAGACAGTTTCGGGATGTGATTAATGCCTCAATTGATTCAGCTGCACCGTTAATAAGCAGCGTGGAAAAGAATAAGCAGGAATTGAGAATTATTGTAGATGAGTCCAATTTACCCTTTGGAATGTTTACGGATAGTACTGATAAAGACTTAATAGTGTCAGAACCTGCAGAATCACTTGAGGGATTAATTCAGCAGCTACATGAAGAGGGGTTAGGCCCAAGGAAAATTTCCAATGAATTAAAAAGAAGAGGTATAAAGCTAGAATATTATCAAATAGCGTATAGGCTTAAGAACTATAAATTAAACAGTTTTACCCTTAGGGCTAATAAAGAATAGTTAACTCATATTATCCTGGTATGGTGGAAGCCAACCAGGATATTCTTTTTCCGGATTGGGCTGGATGTGGCAGAAAATAACAATAAATTCTAACAAAGTACAACACGGTGTTATAGAATTATAACACTGTGTTAGATGCATAACGGGGATATATTTTTAAAAATCAATTAAATTCAGCATATTTTGCATTATTCTTTGTTGGCATGAATTTTGCATAATAAAAGTGGTGTCAAAAAAATTGAGGGAGGTTGTTAATTTGTTCAGAAAAAAAGGAATTGCCTGGATGCTTTTGTTGGTTTTCGTTTCTGTTGTTGTTGCTGGTTGTGGTGGCGGGGGTGATAAACCGAAGGACAAACCTGCTGCTGAACAACCCAAGGTTACTACTATTAAGGTAGGACACGTTTTAGCTCCTGACCATCCCTATACTATTGGCTTGAAGAAGTTTGCTGAATTAGTTGATCAGAAAACTCAAGGTAAAGTTAAAGTAGAAGTATTCCATAGTTCCCAATTGGGTAATGAGAGGGATATGATTGAGGCACTTCAGTTAGGAACACAACAAATGGCTCTCGTATCAACAGCTCCTCTTGCTGGATTTACCAAAAAATTCCTGGTTTTCGACCTGCCCTTCATTTTTAAAGATTACCAATCAGCATATAAGGTTCTTGATGGAGAGATAGGACAAGGTATTTTAAAGACCCTTGATTCTGTGGGTATTGTTGGTCTTACTTACTGGGAGAATGGTTTCAGACATGTTACTAACAGCAAACGTCCCATTAATAAACCTGAGGACCTAAAAGGACTTAAGATTCGTCTCATGGAGAACCCCATTCACATGGATACCTTTAGAACAATGGGAGCTGACCCTACCCCTATGGCATTTGGTGAACTATTCACGGCACTACAGCAAGGTACTGTAGATGGACAGGAAAACCCTGTACCCATTATCTGGACCTCTAAATTCTATGAAGTTCAGAAGCATATGAGCTTGACAGGCCATTTCTATGCTGCGGCTCCTCTGTTAGTTTCAAAGAAATTCTTTGATGGATTATCCCCTGAAATACAGAAGGCTTTAAAGGAAGCGGCTGTAGAAGCAAGAGATTTTGAAAGAGATTTGTTGGCACAACAGAACAAGGATTTTGTAGGCAAGCTAAAGGAAAAAGGAATGAATATTCTTGAAGTTGATAAAACTCCATTCAAAGAAGCAGTGAAGCCTGTATATGCTAAGTATGAAGCAGAAATTGGCAAGGAATTGATTGAAAAGGTTATAAGTGCACAGTAAATTATTTAAATGAGGCAGGCTTTATGCCTGCCTCGGTTTACATAAGGGGGGGAAGATATTTGATTATCAAAAAGATATACGCAAATTTTGAAGAGTATATTTGTATTGCTCTACTTGCAATAATGTCAGTCGTTGTGTTTTGGCAGGTTGTCTGCAGGTTCATTTTAAAAGCCGCGCTCCCGTGGTCAGAGGAATTATCAATATATATTATGGCTTGGGTTACTTTTTTAGGAGCTAGTGTGGGTGTAAAACGTGGTGCTCACATAGGTGTTGAGGCGATGATCACCTTTCTCCCAAGGAAGATTCAAAAGTATTTTACCTTATTATCGTATGTTGCATCAGCCATCTTTTTCCTAATGCTGATTTACTTTGGGTCTCTGATTGTTCAAAAGCAGATAGCAACAGGGCAAGTATCTCCTGCCATGCGGATTCCAATTTATTATGCGTATTTATCAATACCAGTAGGGAGTGCCCTAATGTCCCTGAGGTTTTTTGAAAAAATCATCAATGAATTGAAAGTGCGAAATAGGGAAAACGCTAATGAACTTCATGTAGGGGGGAATTAACCAATGGGTGGTATTCTTTTTGGGAGTTTTGCTGTATTAGCAGCTTGCGGATTACCGATAGCTGTCGTATTAGGCTTAGCCTCAGTAATTACCCTTGCAACAATGAGTGATATACCTCTTTTGGTCGTAGCCCAGCGGATGTTTACAGCCGTATCATCCTTCCCCTTAATGGCTATACCCTTCTTTATGATAGCAGGTTCCTTAATGGAGGGAGGAGGTATATCCCGGCGGTTAATTAATCTGGCAAATAAAATGGTAGGTTCTATTACTGGTGGTTTAGCACTAGTAGCAATAGTTACCTGTATGTTTTTTGCCGCTATTTCCGGCTCCAGCCCGGCAACTGTAGCAGCCATTGGGTCTATTATGATTCCTGCCATGGTCAGTGCTGGTTATGATATTGCATTCGCATCTGCTGTAATGGCTGCTGCTGGTTCAATTGGCGTAATTATTCCGCCGAGCATACCTATGGTTACCTATGGTGTGGTTGGGGGTGTATCCATAGGTGCATTGTTCCTGGGAGGATTCGGTTCCGGGTTGTTAGTAGGTTTATCACTAATAATTCCCACTTATTTTATAGCGAAGAAAAGGGGTTACACAGGAACAGGAAGTTTTAATCTAAAGGAAGTAATTATTGCCGCTAAAGAGGCAGTATGGGCATTGCTGATGCCGGTGATTATCCTGGGCGGAATATACGGAGGAGTGTTTACACCCACAGAAGCAGCTGCGGTAGCCGTTATCTATGGCTTTATTGTAGGGGTATTCGTGTATAAAGAGTTAAAGATTAGTGATATGGGAAGGCTTCTTGCAAACTCTGCTGTTAGTACTTCTGTAGTCATGCTGATAATTGCTACAGCATCTGTCTTTGGCTGGATAATGACAAGCGAAAGAATTCCTGACGCAGTTGCTGAGGCTTTTGTCAGCTTTACCAACAGTAAAATAGTAATCCTGCTTCTTATTAATATCATGTTACTCATTGTGGGATGCTTTATGGAAACCAATGCGGCTATCATTATATTAGCCCCAATATTTATTCCCCTAGTTGTAAAAATGGGTGTAGATCCTATACACTTTGGTCTCATTATGGTCGTTAATACAGCCATCGGTATGTTTACACCGCCATTAGGAGTTAATCTCTTTGTAACATGCGGTTTAACTAACATAAGAATTGAGCGACTATCAAAAGCCCTGATCCCATTCATTGTGGCCATGGTTATTGCTGTTCTGCTCATCAGCTATATTCCTGCAATTTCTATGTTTTTACCAACTATCCTTATGAAATAGAGGGGATATAAGTGAATAGAAAAGTAGGTGACACCCATGCTAAACAAATCCCTAGTGAATAGTTTGAAGCAAATTGTTGGTAGTGAAAATGTAGTTACTGGCAGAATACCGCTGTTTACGTATTCGTATGATGCCTCTCAGTTTCCTGGCAGGCCAGATGTTGTGGTTTTCCCCACCACAACTGAGATGGTTTGTGCATTGTTTCACTTTGCGGCGGAACAGGGATTAAACGTCACACCTCGGGGAGCAGGAACCTGTTTAAGCGGCGGAGCTGTGGCCTCCGAGGGTGGTATTGTAATATCAATGAATAAGATGAACCGTATTATAGACATAAATCAAGTAAACAGAACTGTCCTGGTTGAAGCAGGAGTAATTAACAAGAGCATCCAGGCGGCCGCGGAACCCTTTGGCCTAATGTTTGCCCCAGACCCTGCTAGTCTCAATGTATCAACAATTGGTGGGAATATTGCCGAAAATGCTGGAGGAATACGCGGGGTCAAATATGGTTGTACCAAGGATCATGTGCTGGGTTTGGAGGTGGTAATTCCTTCTGGTGAAGTTGTGAAAACGGGCCAACTCCTCTCGATTTCAGAAAGTCAGATAGATTTGAGTTATTTTCTGTGCGGTTCTGAAGGTACTCTTGGTATTGTTACTAAGGCCTTATTAGCATTGACTCCCATCAATCCTGAAGTTGTGACGATGACGGCGGTTTTTAATGACCTGGGGGATGCAGGAGACTGCGTGGCTGAGATTATAGCCAGGGGTGTAACCCCTACAACAATGGAAATCATGGATAATACCCTCATCAAAGCTGTTGAGGATTATGCTAAACTGGGCTTGCCTAAAGATGCGGAAGCCCTGCTGCTTTTGGAGGTAGACGGGTTCAGTTCCGAGCTAGAAAGCCAAGTTCCCAGTATTATTGAAGCATTTCGGAAGAACAGAGCAAAGAATTATAGTATTGCCGGTAATGAACAGGAGCGTCAGGCACTGTGGAAGGCAAGGAGATCAGCCAATGGAGCTTTAGGGAAACTAAAACCATCTATGGTTGTGCAAGATGTAGTGGTTCCTAGAGACCGGCTTGCCGCAATGTTAAGAAATGTTTCGGCCCTAGCAAAAAGATACGGCATAATAATTGCCCAGTTAGCCCATGCGGGAGATGGTAATTTACATCCCCATCTTCTTTATGACCACAGGGTTCCCCAGGAGGCAGAGGTAATAGAGCACGTATGTGATGAAATATTCAAAGAAGCTCTTGCCCAGGGCGGGACCTTGTCAGGTGAACATGGCATCGGATTAGAAAAGGTCAAGTATATGCCGCTGGCTTTCAGCCAGGAAAGTATTTCTTATATGAAACAATTGAAGCATGCGTTTGACCCTGAGTCTCACTTTAACCCAGGCAAGCTGCTTCCCTAGGGCGAAGGAGGAAAAAAATGACACGATTAGAAATTATTGCTGCCTTGCAAAAGCTGATTGGTGATACTGGATCAGGCGGCAGCAATAGATACGAAAGAGTATTAGAAAAAAATAGACCCGAATTGATCCTTTACCCCAATACTGTGGAAGAAGTTTCGACTATTGTAAAACAGGCTAATATATATAAAATACCTGTCTATCCTGTCGGCAATGGTACCAGGTTTTTAGAGGGAACAAGGGGCTTCCTAGAGGGGATACTGCTATCTACTAATAGGCTCAAGGGGGTAGTGGAATATCGTCCTGACAACATGAGTGTTGAGGTAGAGTCAGGTTTAACTATCAGTGAACTTCGAGATTTTCTAGTTAAGGACAACATTTTTTTTCCTGCCGAGTCGGATCATGGACTGGACACAATTGGGGGACTAATAGCTACTAACGGTTATGGCAGGAAGAGATACCTTTATAAGAGCAGTCGCTTTTATGTAATGGGCATGGAGTTTGTCTCTCCTCAAGGTGA
This window harbors:
- a CDS encoding dipeptidase, producing the protein MLLSENKLPELVSKIQKDCVIIDAHFDLLFDVVRKRQYGQRKVIETDYLPSLIEGGVNIIVASLYIDDEFLPEMALRRALQQISALYEEIDESSGKFVLCKSFHDIEQAIKNNKLGILLSFEGVEPLYNDLSLLKIFYELGVRILGLVWSRRNFAADGCHFSAVKTCTQGGLTDFGLRLIEKADQLGMLVDVSHLNDEGFWDVIKFSKSAIIASHSNCRALASTMRNLTDQQIWSIAEKNGVIGINAVNLIVADKPEDATLEYLVKHVSHMVKLVGAEHVGLGFDFCESLMAYLSPLTIKTMSPTPFDVLKGHKDLNKFIEALLATGLKESQIHQILGQNFLRVFKDRFK
- a CDS encoding transposase, which gives rise to MTEKNKFSADYKKESVKLITDLGKKPVSVAEDIGVSATTIRRWVQQYNAHGDQAFPGKGNLKSDDAERKALERKIKDLEEENAQERLL
- a CDS encoding IS3 family transposase, coding for MRRQEDQDLTEIIKQIFEESRQTYGHRRIKKCLKEKG
- a CDS encoding helix-turn-helix domain-containing protein, with product MKENGLISRLKKYKATTNSNHGYPVAPNLLEKDFKAERPNQKWVGDIGLTLEDLSAISGVSKSMLGEIERSSTNPTILVLWKIAAGLKIPLTRLIKEELDYSIVRNYELKVIDKEAEYCIYSVFPYYDLHKSEILKLEIAPHSKLSNSRHMNGVDEYIFVVKGNVKLILDSEEFVLHEGDSIRFKGELPHEFINCYDSTVNLINVLNYK
- a CDS encoding DUF6544 family protein, which encodes MEKKYFLTILLLLMAITISIAIYKSQELKRTYKAQVLQGLENIKKSQQSVITEDDIRHLPQPVHKYLRYVGVIGKEKIESVRVVCDGEFRPAPQKNWAKVETEQYNFFTEPTRIYYIGLKMSGVPVVGLHSYKDAKATMLIKLAGLFTVADGKGPIMNSAETVTVFNDMCILAPATLIDKRIEWEELDSLTVKATFKNKDNKISALLYFNEKGELINFISDDRYYSPTGDTYRKARWSTPVGDYKVINGLRLPTYGEAIWQFPEGDYCYAKLRIKDVEYNPKSFR
- a CDS encoding nitroreductase family protein, producing MAFLELVSKRQSVRDYLEKPVEREKIERCLEAARLAPSACNSQPWKFIVVDDPNLKEAVARETFSSVISFNRFTLKAPAIIIIVSENRKLLPQIGGAIKDKPYHLIDVGIAAEHICLQAVEEGLGTCMVGWFNESPLKKLLGIPERKRIELLITIGYPSAEAIRKKNRIELPGIYSYNKYE
- a CDS encoding MalY/PatB family protein, coding for MKYDFDRIINRHNTYSEKWDHLEELFGSKDILPMWVADMDFQSPPAVVEAIKRRAAEGIYGYTFMDKACINAFMNWFSRRHGWKISPQWITECPGVVTALSIAVDCFTKPGDRIIIQPPVYYPFFNVVKMNGRSVVTNSLVLRDNFYTMDYTHLETLMQDGATMLILSNPHNPGGRVWSREELERLGELCHKYKVMVISDEIHCDLVFRDHKYTPFASVSSQFAENSITCVAPTKTFNLPGIQASFIVIPNEEYKRIFDYKLKTLSLTTPNFFVPVAVKACYEQGEEWLEELLQYVKGNLDFALGFIAKNLPQLEAIVPEGTYLLWVDCRKLGLDAQGMKELMYHKARVAFSEGSVFGPEGEGFVRINLACPQSVLEEGLKRFYEAVRK
- a CDS encoding sigma 54-interacting transcriptional regulator, with the translated sequence MDLSSFKQNNEIFHTILGALREGVNVVDKDGIILYANQSSANYAKAHIEEMIGKHITVYYPKAALLEVLETRNAVFDRKIIHETNRIFIVNAIPLYIKGEFAGGVATFRDITEIERLSKRLESLEMELALSRMNDVFEAIIGSDGSLKSAIDKAQRSIASLGGPRHSVIVGETGTGKTMLAKAMYSFAERMGVIKHGAPFVEINCAQFTNSDIAAMEVFGTEKGSFTGAYDKPGLIEIANGGILFLDEAQALGAHQTMLLKVIESGTVRRIGGRSEREVNVIIITASSKDLKKEFIPELYQRLAQYQIELPPLRKRSVTEKDRLMNYFIALYQMAAKNRYNITLEITFTDKAREILLNAAYERNIRQFRDVINASIDSAAPLISSVEKNKQELRIIVDESNLPFGMFTDSTDKDLIVSEPAESLEGLIQQLHEEGLGPRKISNELKRRGIKLEYYQIAYRLKNYKLNSFTLRANKE
- a CDS encoding TRAP transporter substrate-binding protein encodes the protein MFRKKGIAWMLLLVFVSVVVAGCGGGGDKPKDKPAAEQPKVTTIKVGHVLAPDHPYTIGLKKFAELVDQKTQGKVKVEVFHSSQLGNERDMIEALQLGTQQMALVSTAPLAGFTKKFLVFDLPFIFKDYQSAYKVLDGEIGQGILKTLDSVGIVGLTYWENGFRHVTNSKRPINKPEDLKGLKIRLMENPIHMDTFRTMGADPTPMAFGELFTALQQGTVDGQENPVPIIWTSKFYEVQKHMSLTGHFYAAAPLLVSKKFFDGLSPEIQKALKEAAVEARDFERDLLAQQNKDFVGKLKEKGMNILEVDKTPFKEAVKPVYAKYEAEIGKELIEKVISAQ
- a CDS encoding TRAP transporter small permease, which translates into the protein MPASVYIRGGRYLIIKKIYANFEEYICIALLAIMSVVVFWQVVCRFILKAALPWSEELSIYIMAWVTFLGASVGVKRGAHIGVEAMITFLPRKIQKYFTLLSYVASAIFFLMLIYFGSLIVQKQIATGQVSPAMRIPIYYAYLSIPVGSALMSLRFFEKIINELKVRNRENANELHVGGN
- a CDS encoding TRAP transporter large permease, yielding MGGILFGSFAVLAACGLPIAVVLGLASVITLATMSDIPLLVVAQRMFTAVSSFPLMAIPFFMIAGSLMEGGGISRRLINLANKMVGSITGGLALVAIVTCMFFAAISGSSPATVAAIGSIMIPAMVSAGYDIAFASAVMAAAGSIGVIIPPSIPMVTYGVVGGVSIGALFLGGFGSGLLVGLSLIIPTYFIAKKRGYTGTGSFNLKEVIIAAKEAVWALLMPVIILGGIYGGVFTPTEAAAVAVIYGFIVGVFVYKELKISDMGRLLANSAVSTSVVMLIIATASVFGWIMTSERIPDAVAEAFVSFTNSKIVILLLINIMLLIVGCFMETNAAIIILAPIFIPLVVKMGVDPIHFGLIMVVNTAIGMFTPPLGVNLFVTCGLTNIRIERLSKALIPFIVAMVIAVLLISYIPAISMFLPTILMK